In one Alosa alosa isolate M-15738 ecotype Scorff River chromosome 14, AALO_Geno_1.1, whole genome shotgun sequence genomic region, the following are encoded:
- the znf821 gene encoding LOW QUALITY PROTEIN: zinc finger protein 821 (The sequence of the model RefSeq protein was modified relative to this genomic sequence to represent the inferred CDS: deleted 2 bases in 1 codon) gives MSRRKQTNPFKVNCRYLRRSEERGRRLGLSDVCVSLFPSSGKCRRLHTKTEWWGPSPLPSPQRFLQRLFHTPGLADSEHTLEMDVRDDFAEDSECHSNNSQEAEEQDSMTDESYSDLDNHGEDSSSNTSADDIMTGHKQRRHCSQEGGVKEECKEGGDFEGNYMCPLCTLEFRHSEQLIAHVYQHTSSVGGSKSFVCPVCGRALSSPGSLGRHLLIHSEDRLSNCAVCGTRFTDTTNFNREKLKDFFNSSSMDLSGSGSGCVDGSCSMPSRPQHHLHAHPSGGPPPQPPPGPSLPSLPDSLLSSSTPPSLPPLPDPLSQSGAAGLPPLPDLLSPMPVYPAGVLLVCNSCAAYQQLAEAHSPAMRRWASRRRNEPQAARMHRLERERTAKKSKRACESPEERELRRLRDREAKRLQRLQESEEQRARRLQRDREAMRLKRANETPEKRQARLVREREAKRLKRRLEKIEPGLRVQIEHDPAAMAALTADMSLFQFPYPLQGGVTPPASAPSSLDNGLFMRLAEPVPQLPLALRPLGSDCKMGISESAQNQ, from the exons GCGGAGTGAGGAACGAGGCAGGCGTCTGGGATTATCTGATGTCTGCGTCTCACTATTCCCAAGCTCTGGGAAATGCCGGCGCTTACACACCAAGACGGAATGGTGGGGCCCCAGTCCTCTGCCCTCACCCCAACGTTTCctgcaga GGCTGTTCCACACCCCAGGGCTAGCGGACTCTGAGCACACTTTGGAGATGGACGTGAGAGACGACTTCGCTGAAGACAGCGAGTGCCACAGCAACAACTCCCAGGAAGCCGAAGAGCAAGACAGCATGACAG ATGAGAGTTACAGCGATCTGGACAACCACGGTGAGGACTCGTCCTCCAACACCTCTGCCGACGACATCATGACTGGCCACAAGCAGCGCCGCCACTGTTCCCAGGAGGGAGGGGTCAAAGAG GAGTGCAAGGAAGGGGGTGACTTTGAGGGAAACTACATGTGTCCCCTCTGCACGCTGGAGTTCCGCCACTCAGAGCAGCTCATCGCTCACGTCTACCAG catacGTCGTCAGTGGGTGGCAGCAAGAGCTTCGTGTGCCCAGTGTGCGGGCGGGCTCTGAGCTCGCCCGGATCCTTGGGCCGCCATCTCCTCATCCACTCTGAGGACCGGCTGTCCAACTGTGCCGTGTGTGGTACACGCTTTACCGACACCACCAATTTCAACAG GGAGAAGCTGAAAGACTTCTTTAACTCCAGCAGTATGGACCTGTCAGGTAGCGGCAGTGGTTGTGTGGATGGTAGCTGCTCTATGCCATCCCGGccccaacaccacctccacgCTCATCCGTCTGGCGGCCCCCCTCCCCAGCCCCCGCCCGGCCCCTCGCTGCCCTCCCTCCCAGACAGTCTGCTGTCCTCCTCCACACCCCCGTCCCTCCCTCCGCTCCCTGACCCTCTCAGCCAGTCAGGGGCCGCCGGCCTGCCCCCTCTGCCGGACCTCCTGAGCCCGATGCCCGTGTACCCGGCCGGCGTGCTGCTGGTGTGCAACAGCTGTGCGGCCTACCAGCAGCTGGCGGAGGCCCACTCCCCGGCCATGCGCCGGTGGGCGTCGCGGCGGCGCAACGAGCCCCAGGCGGCGCGCATGCACCGCCTGGAGCGCGAGCGCACGGCCAAGAAGAGCAAGCGCGCCTGCGAGTCGCCCGAGGAGCGCGAGCTGCGGCGCCTGCGCGACCGCGAGGCCAAGCGGCTGCAGCGGCTGCAGGAGTCGGAGGAGCAACGGGCGCGGCGGCTGCAGCGT GACCGCGAGGCCATGCGCCTCAAGCGCGCCAACGAGACGCCCGAGAAGCGGCAGGCGCGGCTGGTGCGCGAGCGCGAAGCCAAGCGGCTCAAGCGTCGGCTGGAGAAGATCGAGCCGGGGCTGCGCGTGCAGATCGAGCACGACCCGGCCGCCATGGCCGCGCTCACCGCCGACATGAGCCTCTTCCAGTTCCCGTACCCGCTGCAGGGCGGCGTCACGCCCCCGGCCTCCGCGCCCTCCTCGCTGGACAACGGCCTCTTCATGCGGCTGGCCGAGCCCGTGCCCCAGCTGCCGCTTGCGCTGCGCCCGCTCGGCTCTGACTGCAAGATGGGCATCAGCGAGTCGGCACAGAACCAGTGA